A window of the Leucothrix mucor DSM 2157 genome harbors these coding sequences:
- a CDS encoding D-sedoheptulose-7-phosphate isomerase produces MTTNSTFISAIEEHSDVIAKLANNHQSVLDASDLIIKTFAAGNKLLLCGNGGSAADSQHIAAEFMVRFEEDRRPLPAIALTTDTSILTAHTNDFEFSTVFSRQVQALAQSGDCLIAISTSGNSENIIAAVKQAKARGMSVIGMTGEHGGALKELVDINISAPSRVTARVQEVHILVAHWWCGQADKAAKGQLL; encoded by the coding sequence GTTTATCTCCGCAATCGAAGAGCATTCTGATGTTATTGCTAAACTTGCGAACAATCATCAATCTGTCCTTGATGCCAGTGATTTAATTATCAAAACCTTTGCAGCTGGAAATAAGCTTTTATTGTGCGGTAACGGCGGTAGTGCCGCGGATAGCCAGCATATAGCGGCAGAGTTTATGGTTCGCTTTGAGGAAGATCGTAGGCCACTTCCCGCGATTGCATTGACGACGGATACTTCAATTCTAACTGCTCACACCAATGATTTTGAATTTAGCACGGTGTTCTCACGTCAGGTTCAGGCGCTTGCTCAATCAGGTGATTGCTTGATTGCTATTTCTACCTCTGGAAACAGTGAGAATATCATTGCTGCAGTCAAGCAAGCTAAGGCTCGAGGAATGTCTGTGATAGGTATGACGGGGGAGCATGGGGGCGCATTGAAGGAGTTAGTTGATATCAACATCTCTGCACCAAGCCGAGTGACTGCTAGAGTTCAGGAAGTGCATATTCTTGTCGCTCATTGGTGGTGCGGACAAGCCGATAAGGCAGCGAAAGGTCAATTACTATAA
- the hldE gene encoding bifunctional D-glycero-beta-D-manno-heptose-7-phosphate kinase/D-glycero-beta-D-manno-heptose 1-phosphate adenylyltransferase HldE — protein MHIKLPDFTQARVLVVGDLMLDQYWYGNSKRISPEAPVPVVHVRKNELRPGGACNVALNISALGAQVNLLGLTGADDNAEKLQNLLEGKGIECHFQRCPEQDTCVKLRVIAQHQQMIRLDFEDEFQCVEKDTMFEHYKAQLADADIVVLSDYNKGTLSNVDQLIELARSQNKAVIVDPKGSNFDKYSGATLITPNRSEFETVAGTFNDNASLEQQGLAFCERLMLDAILVTRGEEGMTLLRHDGPAVHLPTHAREVFDVTGAGDTVVATLATAMAVGMNKKDAMYLANIAAGLVVRKLGTASVTPIEIQQALATHKSPAGIVDEEQLKQLILQAQQQGERVIMTNGCFDILHAGHISYLQQARELGDRLIIAVNTDESVSELKGPQRPVNNLHSRMTVLAALGCVDWVVPFSEETPERLYCHVLPDVIVKGGDYEEHEVAGGDCVKAAGGEVQILSFLSGHSTSGVIDKIIRSQITTDG, from the coding sequence ATGCATATCAAACTCCCGGATTTCACTCAAGCACGCGTTTTGGTCGTGGGCGACTTGATGCTGGATCAATACTGGTATGGCAATAGCAAACGAATTTCTCCAGAGGCGCCAGTGCCCGTAGTTCATGTGCGGAAAAATGAATTGCGCCCTGGGGGGGCGTGCAATGTTGCGTTGAATATTAGTGCTCTCGGTGCGCAGGTAAACTTATTAGGCCTCACTGGTGCAGATGACAATGCAGAAAAGCTACAGAATTTACTGGAAGGTAAAGGCATTGAGTGCCACTTCCAACGATGCCCTGAGCAAGATACCTGCGTTAAATTGCGTGTTATTGCCCAGCACCAACAAATGATCAGGCTAGACTTTGAAGATGAGTTTCAGTGTGTTGAAAAAGACACAATGTTCGAGCACTACAAAGCACAATTAGCGGATGCAGACATTGTTGTCCTTTCTGACTACAACAAAGGGACTCTGAGTAATGTTGACCAATTAATTGAGTTAGCTCGCAGTCAAAATAAAGCAGTCATTGTTGACCCGAAAGGGAGTAACTTTGATAAGTATAGTGGTGCTACTTTAATCACGCCCAATCGCAGTGAGTTTGAAACGGTGGCAGGTACCTTTAACGACAATGCTAGCTTAGAACAACAGGGCTTGGCATTTTGTGAGCGGTTGATGCTGGATGCAATTCTTGTAACGCGTGGTGAAGAAGGAATGACGTTACTACGCCATGATGGGCCAGCGGTTCATTTACCCACACATGCACGCGAAGTCTTTGATGTGACAGGGGCTGGCGATACGGTGGTGGCTACCTTAGCGACTGCGATGGCTGTTGGTATGAATAAGAAAGATGCGATGTATTTGGCGAACATTGCTGCGGGATTGGTCGTGCGAAAACTCGGAACGGCTAGTGTTACGCCGATAGAAATTCAACAAGCGCTCGCCACTCATAAATCGCCTGCTGGCATCGTAGATGAAGAGCAATTAAAGCAATTAATTTTACAAGCTCAGCAACAAGGTGAGCGTGTGATTATGACGAATGGTTGTTTTGATATCCTTCATGCCGGTCACATTAGCTACCTACAACAAGCACGGGAGCTTGGCGATCGTCTTATCATCGCTGTTAATACCGATGAGTCTGTGAGTGAGCTAAAAGGTCCTCAGCGTCCGGTTAATAATCTTCATAGCCGTATGACGGTGTTAGCAGCACTGGGTTGTGTGGACTGGGTTGTTCCATTTTCTGAAGAGACGCCAGAGCGTTTGTACTGTCATGTTTTACCTGATGTTATTGTAAAAGGTGGTGATTATGAGGAGCATGAAGTAGCAGGTGGTGATTGTGTGAAGGCGGCCGGTGGTGAAGTGCAAATATTATCATTTCTGAGTGGTCACTCTACGAGCGGTGTGATTGATAAAATTATTCGCTCACAAATAACCACCGACGGATAA
- a CDS encoding glycosyltransferase, with protein sequence MTKDIRLTQVMLASGDGGAETFFEKLAIAFQQRGIRQVLVIQPHKAREQKLRDAGCDVRVVRLNGWRKHFSRWAIARIIRETDSNIAMGWMSRGADAIPNIKGLAKLVRVGGYYKSKYFLRFDKVVVNAPQLIDHLVAGGVLREKTQLIPNFSDALPHSQSDTQAIRQQFKISQHYFVAASIGRLHQVKGHDLAIRVAVRIPWLYLLIAGEGSERTELTRLAESLGVADRVRFLGWHRKMGEVFSAADVILFPTRSEPFGNVVVEAWREEVPIITSDIEGPAWLIDHEVNGLLCEKDNEAMFEAAVRKLKESPKLAEQLIKNGRQKLDTSFSADCVVQAYQQLFQKLLDTQSKG encoded by the coding sequence TTGACCAAAGATATTAGATTAACCCAAGTGATGCTCGCCTCTGGTGATGGCGGCGCGGAAACATTCTTTGAAAAGCTAGCCATTGCATTTCAGCAACGAGGAATCCGCCAAGTCTTGGTTATCCAACCACACAAAGCGCGCGAGCAAAAATTGCGCGATGCAGGCTGTGATGTTCGCGTTGTACGCTTAAACGGTTGGCGTAAGCATTTTTCTCGCTGGGCAATCGCCAGAATTATCAGAGAAACAGATAGCAATATCGCAATGGGCTGGATGAGTCGTGGCGCTGATGCAATTCCAAATATCAAAGGCCTCGCAAAGCTGGTTAGAGTTGGTGGTTATTATAAAAGTAAGTATTTTCTTCGGTTTGATAAAGTGGTCGTCAATGCCCCTCAACTAATTGACCACCTTGTGGCAGGCGGTGTTTTGAGGGAAAAGACTCAATTAATTCCCAATTTTTCAGACGCTTTACCTCACTCGCAATCAGATACTCAAGCAATTCGACAACAGTTTAAGATCTCACAACACTATTTTGTAGCCGCCAGTATCGGCCGACTGCATCAGGTAAAAGGTCATGACCTGGCGATTCGTGTTGCGGTGCGCATTCCATGGCTATATCTATTAATTGCCGGAGAGGGTTCTGAGCGGACTGAACTGACACGGTTAGCAGAATCTTTGGGGGTTGCTGATCGGGTTCGCTTCTTGGGTTGGCACCGTAAGATGGGTGAAGTTTTTTCCGCGGCCGACGTTATTTTATTTCCGACTCGCTCTGAGCCTTTCGGGAATGTTGTCGTTGAAGCTTGGAGGGAGGAAGTCCCAATTATCACTTCAGATATCGAGGGACCTGCGTGGCTAATCGACCATGAGGTTAATGGATTATTGTGTGAAAAAGATAATGAGGCGATGTTTGAAGCGGCGGTACGCAAACTAAAAGAATCACCCAAGCTTGCTGAGCAGCTCATTAAAAATGGGCGACAAAAGCTTGATACCTCGTTTTCGGCGGACTGTGTTGTACAAGCTTACCAGCAATTATTTCAAAAATTATTAGATACACAATCGAAAGGCTAA
- a CDS encoding glycosyltransferase family 9 protein, whose product MPNNNKINNILIVRLSAIGDIVMASAIIAPLKKKYPDANIYWLAQPESRALLEHHPDIKGVIPWPRSEWLSLWKAKEYGKLWTVFRAFRQQLLRYDFDLALDLQGLLKSGLFTRASGAKKRIGLGAREGSQYFMHQVVSRNKGNTRLIGSEYRYLAEQLGLESEPWLMRVEYDDQAAQKAKTILDESTNGQPFLVICPFTTRPQKHWFNDYWVELIEKLKTTYQLPVVMLGGPADCEAAKSISENSDVIDLTGKTSLTVATAIINQCHLLVGVDTGLTHMGHAAQVPTVALFGSTRPYLETGLASSHVIYHERECSPCKRKPTCDGRFDCMREITPDEVVATALALTGPVQ is encoded by the coding sequence ATGCCAAACAATAACAAAATCAATAACATCCTGATCGTTCGTCTAAGTGCGATTGGTGATATTGTGATGGCATCAGCCATTATCGCGCCTCTAAAGAAAAAATACCCGGATGCCAATATTTATTGGCTAGCGCAGCCCGAAAGCCGAGCCTTGCTAGAACATCATCCTGATATTAAGGGCGTTATTCCATGGCCTCGCTCAGAATGGTTGTCATTATGGAAGGCTAAGGAATATGGCAAGTTGTGGACAGTATTCCGTGCGTTTAGGCAGCAGCTACTGCGATATGATTTTGATCTGGCGCTGGACTTGCAGGGCTTGTTAAAAAGCGGTTTATTTACCCGTGCATCCGGGGCAAAGAAACGCATTGGGCTCGGGGCCCGTGAAGGCTCGCAATACTTCATGCATCAGGTGGTGTCTCGTAATAAAGGCAACACGCGCTTGATCGGATCAGAGTACCGCTATTTAGCTGAGCAGCTAGGACTTGAAAGTGAGCCATGGCTAATGCGGGTGGAGTATGATGATCAAGCTGCACAAAAAGCCAAAACAATACTGGATGAATCCACTAATGGACAGCCATTCCTTGTTATTTGTCCATTTACTACTCGCCCGCAAAAGCACTGGTTTAATGACTATTGGGTGGAGCTGATTGAAAAGCTTAAGACTACATACCAACTGCCAGTCGTCATGCTGGGAGGCCCGGCGGATTGTGAGGCGGCTAAATCGATCAGTGAGAATTCGGACGTTATTGACCTGACAGGCAAGACCTCGCTTACGGTTGCCACTGCAATTATTAATCAGTGTCACTTGCTGGTAGGAGTTGATACGGGATTGACACATATGGGTCATGCTGCACAGGTGCCGACGGTTGCCTTATTTGGTTCTACCCGACCATATCTTGAGACCGGTCTTGCTAGTAGCCATGTCATCTATCACGAAAGAGAGTGCTCACCTTGTAAGCGTAAGCCGACTTGTGATGGGCGCTTTGACTGCATGCGCGAAATTACACCGGACGAAGTGGTGGCTACTGCGCTTGCTCTAACGGGGCCTGTCCAATGA
- the gmhB gene encoding D-glycero-beta-D-manno-heptose 1,7-bisphosphate 7-phosphatase, translating to MKLVILDRDGVINHDSDQYIKSVDEWIPIDGSLTAIAKLNRAGVKVGVATNQSGIARGYYGEDTLHAMHDKMFELLQVQGGRVDQLRFCPHGPDEDCLCRKPKAGMLLDIMSAERVDATETIFVGDTVGDQKAAAGAGVEFALVKTGKGQRTLQAHPDLFAGVPVYENLATFAAELIAKESGNG from the coding sequence ATGAAGCTTGTCATTTTGGATCGCGACGGTGTTATTAATCATGACTCTGATCAATACATTAAGTCGGTAGATGAATGGATACCAATTGACGGCAGCTTAACTGCAATCGCTAAGCTCAATAGGGCTGGGGTTAAGGTGGGGGTCGCTACTAATCAATCGGGCATTGCACGTGGATATTATGGTGAAGATACGCTTCATGCCATGCACGACAAAATGTTCGAACTGTTACAAGTTCAGGGCGGGAGGGTTGATCAATTACGCTTTTGTCCTCATGGGCCAGATGAGGATTGTTTGTGTCGAAAACCAAAGGCTGGAATGTTGCTCGATATTATGTCTGCAGAAAGGGTTGATGCGACAGAGACTATATTTGTTGGCGATACGGTTGGAGATCAAAAGGCGGCTGCCGGTGCAGGGGTTGAGTTCGCATTGGTGAAAACAGGAAAAGGTCAACGAACTCTTCAGGCACATCCAGATCTTTTTGCTGGAGTTCCTGTTTATGAAAACTTGGCCACTTTTGCTGCTGAGTTGATAGCAAAAGAGTCAGGCAACGGGTAA
- a CDS encoding glycosyltransferase family 4 protein, with amino-acid sequence MKILHVETGQHLYGGAKQVEFLLDGLQKKGLDNVLCAPKGSEIAKRAMANHIPCRTTDSAGDVDLKFLWQIRRIMAQEKPDVVHLHSRRGADVLGALAARSLGLPTVLSRRVDNREAKWVVNLKYKMYDHIITISRGILDVLLDEGVDPRKITCVHSSVDASQYQQPATRKAFLQEFNLPKQSLTVGVIAQLIQRKGHRYLLDVMPKLIEQHPQLQVLIFGKGPLEAELKAKVLEQGLQGHVHFTGFRDDLRHWLGCLDLVVHPADIEGLGVSLLQAAAAGVPIIASRTGGIPEIVHHRENGLLIDVGDKQALQAAISELAGDPVTRKAMGEKAQMIVMQSFSLQQMIDGNYAVYQRVLSERRHSNKNKQG; translated from the coding sequence ATGAAAATTTTACATGTGGAAACGGGGCAGCACCTTTATGGTGGAGCCAAGCAGGTTGAGTTTTTACTGGATGGCTTACAGAAAAAGGGATTGGATAACGTGCTTTGCGCGCCGAAAGGCAGCGAGATTGCTAAGCGTGCAATGGCAAACCATATTCCTTGCCGGACAACGGATTCGGCCGGAGATGTTGATCTGAAGTTCTTATGGCAAATAAGACGTATTATGGCTCAGGAAAAGCCTGATGTCGTTCACTTGCATAGTCGACGTGGTGCCGATGTATTAGGTGCTTTGGCCGCAAGATCATTAGGTTTACCGACCGTTTTATCGCGCAGGGTAGACAACCGAGAGGCTAAATGGGTCGTTAATCTCAAGTACAAGATGTATGACCATATCATCACAATATCCAGAGGCATCTTGGATGTTTTGCTCGATGAGGGTGTTGACCCTCGAAAAATCACCTGCGTTCATAGTTCTGTTGATGCTTCTCAATATCAGCAACCCGCTACTCGTAAAGCGTTTTTGCAGGAGTTTAATCTGCCAAAGCAGTCGCTAACGGTCGGTGTCATTGCTCAGCTCATTCAGCGCAAAGGGCATCGTTACTTGCTCGATGTGATGCCGAAACTGATTGAGCAACATCCGCAATTGCAGGTGCTGATTTTTGGCAAAGGGCCGTTGGAGGCTGAGTTAAAAGCTAAGGTGCTGGAGCAAGGGTTGCAGGGGCATGTCCACTTCACTGGCTTCAGAGATGACTTACGCCATTGGTTGGGGTGTCTCGATTTAGTGGTTCATCCTGCAGATATTGAAGGGCTGGGAGTTTCATTGCTACAAGCTGCGGCCGCAGGCGTTCCTATCATCGCTAGTCGTACTGGTGGCATTCCGGAAATTGTGCACCATCGGGAAAATGGGTTACTCATCGATGTTGGTGATAAACAAGCACTACAAGCTGCGATCAGTGAGTTGGCCGGTGATCCGGTAACTCGCAAAGCAATGGGTGAAAAAGCGCAAATGATTGTCATGCAATCGTTTTCACTGCAGCAAATGATCGATGGAAATTATGCAGTTTATCAACGGGTATTGTCTGAGCGACGCCACTCCAATAAGAACAAGCAGGGCTAA
- a CDS encoding class I SAM-dependent methyltransferase, with protein sequence MYFQQSRPEMCAFLPESYTRVLEIGCGEGTFSKNLDSGQVVELWGIEPSKDAGSVAETQAYKVLYGTYEDCFDLLPDNFFDLVVCNDVIEHMVDHDHFFSSIKKKMQKKGFITGSIPNVRYYRNLKSLLLKKDWQYQNSGVLDRTHLRFFTEKSLLRTFKEHDYVISSFSGINKARGFKLFIILALVFSFFSWKDIQYTQFGFRISPK encoded by the coding sequence ATGTACTTCCAGCAATCACGACCTGAGATGTGTGCATTTCTTCCCGAGAGCTACACGCGAGTTCTCGAAATAGGGTGTGGAGAGGGGACTTTTAGCAAGAATTTAGACTCAGGTCAGGTTGTTGAACTTTGGGGGATTGAGCCATCCAAAGATGCAGGATCCGTTGCAGAGACACAAGCTTACAAAGTGTTGTATGGGACATATGAAGACTGCTTCGATTTGCTACCAGATAACTTTTTTGATTTGGTTGTCTGCAATGATGTAATAGAACACATGGTGGATCATGACCATTTTTTCAGCTCTATCAAGAAAAAAATGCAAAAAAAAGGATTTATCACCGGCTCAATACCTAATGTTCGATATTATAGAAACTTGAAAAGTTTGTTGCTCAAGAAAGACTGGCAATATCAAAATTCAGGGGTCTTAGACAGAACGCATCTTCGATTTTTTACCGAGAAGAGTCTGTTAAGAACCTTTAAAGAGCATGATTATGTTATCAGTTCTTTTTCGGGGATCAACAAGGCACGAGGCTTCAAACTATTTATTATTCTGGCACTTGTTTTCAGTTTCTTCAGTTGGAAAGATATTCAATATACTCAGTTTGGGTTTCGTATTAGTCCTAAGTGA